A window of the Chrysemys picta bellii isolate R12L10 chromosome 24, ASM1138683v2, whole genome shotgun sequence genome harbors these coding sequences:
- the LOC101938275 gene encoding non-structural maintenance of chromosomes element 3 homolog isoform X2, translated as MAQKRRAKGPGPSQGEDPDEDYALSQSASQVQRNLERLSPAHVDQKVSELVQYLLVKDQKKIPIKRADILKNVIKDYRGVYSEIIKRAGRTLQQVFGLQLMEIDPKHHTYILVSILPRLEVDNLKQDDCTAKLGLLTVILSFLFMKGNAAKESAVWEMLRRLRVDPGVRHEVFGDVKKLVTEEFVRQKYLEYNRIPHTDPPEFEFQWGARAAKETSKMQILRFVAKIQNKDPKAWSTQYTEAAAEEAAAGGLFQDISTPGDTGGAIQGARRRTR; from the exons ATGGCGCAGAAGAGGCGCGCTaaggggcccggcccctcccag GGGGAAGACCCGGACGAGGACTATGCGCTGAGCCAGAGCGCCAGCCAGGTGCAGCGGAACCTGGAGCGACTTTCGCCGGCGCACGTGGATCAGaag GTGAGCGAATTGGTGCAATACCTGCTGGTCAAGGATCAGAAGAAAATCCCCATCAAACGGGCAG ATATCCTGAAAAATGTCATCAAAGACTACAGAGGCGTCTATTCTGAGATCATTAAGCGAGCCGGCAGGACTCTCCAGCAG gttttTGGGCTGCAGTTGATGGAGATAGACCCCAAGCATCACACCTACATCCTGGTCAGCATTCTGCCGCGCCTGGAAGTGGATAACCTGAAACA GGATGATTGCACAGCAAAGCTGGGCCTCCTCACTGTCATCCTCAGCTTCCTCTTCATGAAGGGCAATGCTGCTAAAGAAT ctgctgtgtgggagatGTTAAGGAGACTGCGAGTTGACCCTGG AGTGAGACACGAGGTCTTTGGGGATGTCAAGAAGTTGGTGACTGAGGAATTTGTCCGCCAAAA GTACCTGGAATACAACCGCATACCCCACACAGATCCACCCGAGTTTGAGTTCCAGTGGGGGGCACGGGCTGCCAAGGAGACCTCCAAGATGCAGATCCTGCGATTTGTCGCCAAG ATCCAAAACAAGGACCCCAAGGCCTGGAGCACCCAGTACACTGAGGCAGCAGCTGAGGAGGCAGCTGCGGGGGGCCTGTTCCAAGACATTAGCACCCCTGGAGACACTGGTGGGGCCATCCAGGGGGCACGGAGGAGGACCCGGTGA
- the LOC101938275 gene encoding non-structural maintenance of chromosomes element 3 homolog isoform X3 encodes MAQKRRAKGPGPSQVSELVQYLLVKDQKKIPIKRADILKNVIKDYRGVYSEIIKRAGRTLQQVFGLQLMEIDPKHHTYILVSILPRLEVDNLKQDDCTAKLGLLTVILSFLFMKGNAAKESAVWEMLRRLRVDPGVRHEVFGDVKKLVTEEFVRQKYLEYNRIPHTDPPEFEFQWGARAAKETSKMQILRFVAKIQNKDPKAWSTQYTEAAAEEAAAGGLFQDISTPGDTGGAIQGARRRTR; translated from the exons ATGGCGCAGAAGAGGCGCGCTaaggggcccggcccctcccag GTGAGCGAATTGGTGCAATACCTGCTGGTCAAGGATCAGAAGAAAATCCCCATCAAACGGGCAG ATATCCTGAAAAATGTCATCAAAGACTACAGAGGCGTCTATTCTGAGATCATTAAGCGAGCCGGCAGGACTCTCCAGCAG gttttTGGGCTGCAGTTGATGGAGATAGACCCCAAGCATCACACCTACATCCTGGTCAGCATTCTGCCGCGCCTGGAAGTGGATAACCTGAAACA GGATGATTGCACAGCAAAGCTGGGCCTCCTCACTGTCATCCTCAGCTTCCTCTTCATGAAGGGCAATGCTGCTAAAGAAT ctgctgtgtgggagatGTTAAGGAGACTGCGAGTTGACCCTGG AGTGAGACACGAGGTCTTTGGGGATGTCAAGAAGTTGGTGACTGAGGAATTTGTCCGCCAAAA GTACCTGGAATACAACCGCATACCCCACACAGATCCACCCGAGTTTGAGTTCCAGTGGGGGGCACGGGCTGCCAAGGAGACCTCCAAGATGCAGATCCTGCGATTTGTCGCCAAG ATCCAAAACAAGGACCCCAAGGCCTGGAGCACCCAGTACACTGAGGCAGCAGCTGAGGAGGCAGCTGCGGGGGGCCTGTTCCAAGACATTAGCACCCCTGGAGACACTGGTGGGGCCATCCAGGGGGCACGGAGGAGGACCCGGTGA
- the LOC101938275 gene encoding non-structural maintenance of chromosomes element 3 homolog isoform X1: MKTWHTTSERLPTPGLQHGMKPPGIQLTKTGNPTWGACSSPMGTASFWVMHLVLHLQVSELVQYLLVKDQKKIPIKRADILKNVIKDYRGVYSEIIKRAGRTLQQVFGLQLMEIDPKHHTYILVSILPRLEVDNLKQDDCTAKLGLLTVILSFLFMKGNAAKESAVWEMLRRLRVDPGVRHEVFGDVKKLVTEEFVRQKYLEYNRIPHTDPPEFEFQWGARAAKETSKMQILRFVAKIQNKDPKAWSTQYTEAAAEEAAAGGLFQDISTPGDTGGAIQGARRRTR, from the exons atgaagacttggcacaccacttctgaaaggttgccaacccctggattaCAGCAtgggatgaaacctccaggaatccaGCTAActaaaactggcaaccctacgtGGGGGGCCTGTTCCTCCCCCATGGGAACCGCCTCCTTTTGGGTAATGCACCTTGTCCTCCACCTGCAGGTGAGCGAATTGGTGCAATACCTGCTGGTCAAGGATCAGAAGAAAATCCCCATCAAACGGGCAG ATATCCTGAAAAATGTCATCAAAGACTACAGAGGCGTCTATTCTGAGATCATTAAGCGAGCCGGCAGGACTCTCCAGCAG gttttTGGGCTGCAGTTGATGGAGATAGACCCCAAGCATCACACCTACATCCTGGTCAGCATTCTGCCGCGCCTGGAAGTGGATAACCTGAAACA GGATGATTGCACAGCAAAGCTGGGCCTCCTCACTGTCATCCTCAGCTTCCTCTTCATGAAGGGCAATGCTGCTAAAGAAT ctgctgtgtgggagatGTTAAGGAGACTGCGAGTTGACCCTGG AGTGAGACACGAGGTCTTTGGGGATGTCAAGAAGTTGGTGACTGAGGAATTTGTCCGCCAAAA GTACCTGGAATACAACCGCATACCCCACACAGATCCACCCGAGTTTGAGTTCCAGTGGGGGGCACGGGCTGCCAAGGAGACCTCCAAGATGCAGATCCTGCGATTTGTCGCCAAG ATCCAAAACAAGGACCCCAAGGCCTGGAGCACCCAGTACACTGAGGCAGCAGCTGAGGAGGCAGCTGCGGGGGGCCTGTTCCAAGACATTAGCACCCCTGGAGACACTGGTGGGGCCATCCAGGGGGCACGGAGGAGGACCCGGTGA
- the LOC101938275 gene encoding non-structural maintenance of chromosomes element 3 homolog isoform X4: MAQKRRAKGPGPSQGEDPDEDYALSQSASQVQRNLERLSPAHVDQKVFGLQLMEIDPKHHTYILVSILPRLEVDNLKQDDCTAKLGLLTVILSFLFMKGNAAKESAVWEMLRRLRVDPGVRHEVFGDVKKLVTEEFVRQKYLEYNRIPHTDPPEFEFQWGARAAKETSKMQILRFVAKIQNKDPKAWSTQYTEAAAEEAAAGGLFQDISTPGDTGGAIQGARRRTR, translated from the exons ATGGCGCAGAAGAGGCGCGCTaaggggcccggcccctcccag GGGGAAGACCCGGACGAGGACTATGCGCTGAGCCAGAGCGCCAGCCAGGTGCAGCGGAACCTGGAGCGACTTTCGCCGGCGCACGTGGATCAGaag gttttTGGGCTGCAGTTGATGGAGATAGACCCCAAGCATCACACCTACATCCTGGTCAGCATTCTGCCGCGCCTGGAAGTGGATAACCTGAAACA GGATGATTGCACAGCAAAGCTGGGCCTCCTCACTGTCATCCTCAGCTTCCTCTTCATGAAGGGCAATGCTGCTAAAGAAT ctgctgtgtgggagatGTTAAGGAGACTGCGAGTTGACCCTGG AGTGAGACACGAGGTCTTTGGGGATGTCAAGAAGTTGGTGACTGAGGAATTTGTCCGCCAAAA GTACCTGGAATACAACCGCATACCCCACACAGATCCACCCGAGTTTGAGTTCCAGTGGGGGGCACGGGCTGCCAAGGAGACCTCCAAGATGCAGATCCTGCGATTTGTCGCCAAG ATCCAAAACAAGGACCCCAAGGCCTGGAGCACCCAGTACACTGAGGCAGCAGCTGAGGAGGCAGCTGCGGGGGGCCTGTTCCAAGACATTAGCACCCCTGGAGACACTGGTGGGGCCATCCAGGGGGCACGGAGGAGGACCCGGTGA